A stretch of DNA from Anopheles ziemanni chromosome 3, idAnoZiCoDA_A2_x.2, whole genome shotgun sequence:
CCTCGACGAGGTGCAGGGAGACAATTCGGACGAGGATTCGGAAACGGGCGGTAAGATTTAGCATTCTAAAACAGCATACACCGGGTACACTTACATACTCTCCCCGTTCCAGGTGGTGAGGCCGATGATGGAAGTTCGGAAGGATCGGACGTCAATTATGACGACATTGAATCCATGCTCGATGAAGGTCTTCCGGAGGAACTGAAAAACACGAACAAGAAGCAACCGTACGAGGAACGCTTCAAGCAGGTGCTGGAAGAGAAGGGTCGCAATCATTTCGAGGTACTTCCGGAGGGTTGGGTTCAGGCAACACACATGAGCGGCATGCCACTTTACCTACACAAGGCGTCACGCGTTTGTACCGCATCGAGACCTTACTTTCTTGGCCCGGGAAGTGTGAGGGTGAGTTGGGAAGGAATATTCGATTCGAGAATCAGATCATTTGAGGAgtacattttcctttccagaAACACGAAATACCACTTAGTGCAATACCTTGCCTTAACTACCGCAAGGCACTGGAGAAAGAGGACGAGTTGAAAAAGGAactcgctgctgctgcagctgcccAAACGGCGACGGCCGTCGAAAATGGTAACGAGAATGGCGAGACGGGTGATGAAAACCGGGAACCTGCGGAACCGGTCCAAGAACAACGCCAGCTTCACAACGCTCAACTGAGCAAGATGATTGCGGGCGCCACAACGACCGCTGAGGCACAGGCGAACGCGAAACTGCTCCCACTAAAGGTAAGCGCCAAAATTGAAACGGTGACGGAAAACCTCAAAGCACAATCGCTCTCCTCCGACGCCGTGATGGAGTACTGTAAGAAGCTGTTCCGCTTCAAAACGATACGAGTGTTGCGCTTCAAGTCCTGGTCGGCACGGCGCAAGTTCACTAAACACCGCAAGCACATCAAGAACCTGCAGCGTCCAACGCTTCCCGATGGCACCAAACTGATCACCTTTCCCATGCTGAACATCGAGGACGAGCAGGGCAATCCACACGCGCGTCCCAAAAAGGAGTGGATCATGAACCCGAACGGCAAGAGCTACGTTTGCATTCTGCACGAGTATGTCCAACACGCGCTACGCAAGCAGCCGACGTACGAGTTTAAGGAGCTGGAAAATGCGGCAACACCCTACTCGGCAACGGTCACGATAAACGATCTGAAGTATGGCACCGGTTACGGGACGAGCAAGAAGCAGGCGAAGAGTGAGGCCGCCCGCGAAACGCTGGAAATACTGATCCCCGACATGAAGGACAAGATCACCAGCAAGGATGCGAAAAGTGCCACCAACGGTGGCAGCTCCCAGCAGCAGTCGGCCGATCTGCGCGAGCTGTCCGTGTTCGATGAGATCAAGATCGAGGATCCGCGGGTGGCGGAGTTTTGTGCCAAAACGACCGAACCGTCGCCACACGCCATTCTGCTCACCTGCCTCCAGCGCAACTTTGGCCTCGGCGAGGTACACATCAACTACGAGGTGAACACGATGAAGCACCGGAAAAACGAGTTCACCATGACGGTCGGGAAGCACGTGGCGACGGTGGTGTGCAAGAACAAACGCGACGGCAAGCAGCGCGCCTCACAGGCCATCCTACAGATACTGCATCCGCACATTAAAACGTGGGGCTCGCTGTTGCGTCTCTACGGTAACCGGTCGGTCAAGTCGTACAAGGAGAAAAAGCAGGAAGAACAGGAAATTACCGTGCTGCAGAGCAAAGCCGCCATTAACCAACCCAACTATGCGATCCTGGAGAAGCTGAAACGAGAAATGTCCAAGCTGGAGGAGCGTCAGCGTAATGTGCGTGTAATTGGAAAGTTTGTGCCTCCGTCGGATGTGGAACTGCCGACCGGTGCCGGGACAAACTTGAAAAACGTAGACCTCTAATCAACAGCCATCTCGCATCCATCACCAACCGCACTATCTTCATCGTACTTGAAACTGTTCCACAATACCAGTGAATGTCACGATCAGCGCATTAGCCTGGTTTATAGGGCTTTGCTGCTGTCGTAAACTAATTGCAAATAGTAAAATAGGATTAAGAGTAGTTTAGTGTAAATTTTACCATGATCCGCTCAATCAAGCCAATTTTGTAATGAAACTATGCTTTAAGTTTTACATAACTCAGTCCTTCTCCTGTTTGATTGAGAAAGTTTTAACATGTTGACATAGTAACGCACATAATGATGTTTTCTAACCGCTACTGGGCCATAAAGTGGAGCATTGTAATGTTTACAGCTAAGCACACTACTGtgattttatgaaaactaCGGTTTGAACGTTATTGTGCTACGTTTCCGTAGGTCCATATTTCCGCAATTTTTagtctacatagttttgaaagttttggaggagggacaatggaggagtCGATATAATGACGAGCTCTACGAACTGTACCTCACcgtcgtacagcgaattagattcgccaggctccggtgggctggtcatgtcatgcgaatggcaccggacgaaacagcccgtaaagtccttttaggctgtccccaaggacagaggaggcgtggtaggcctaaattgaggtggaaggatggcgtagacgaagccgcTAGTAAAGCCGGcatacggaattggaccagtGTGGCGAGCaaccgtgagcggtttcggatggagcttcgtcaggccaagaccgctcagcggttgtagcgccacataaATCAAATCAGTTTTGAAACCTAGTTCGAATCATTTACATGGCCGGACTCTCCCCTTGTCGAGAGGACTTACCATCCACgtatataaaaagaaaaaagtctagtaagccctTGAtggacaggcatgaccaacactGTCGTTagaccaagaagaagaagaagttttgAGACACGTTCGCATAAATGAGGACTATCAGTTGacatggctgtacgaaaagaactagAACCATTAACACAACCGAtttatcaaccaatggtaattggcggtgTGAACAACAAACAGAGCACAACTACCCCTCATCGCTTCGGAGAGCAGAGGCGGATGATAGGGttaagcaaactaagcagctgcttgCGGCCCCGCGATTTCGAAGGCCCCGTCCTTTtgacccatttttttttttaatttcaatctttgaattatttttattattttgcatcAAAGTTGCTTGTTTTCATCAAATGCTTGATG
This window harbors:
- the LOC131286025 gene encoding microprocessor complex subunit DGCR8, with the translated sequence MAAPDCELVEGVMNPPPECPMAKRRKVDEATVPEAVNMKDSESDEEETPMDATSGAIDPGDNLREFDVLDEVQGDNSDEDSETGGGEADDGSSEGSDVNYDDIESMLDEGLPEELKNTNKKQPYEERFKQVLEEKGRNHFEVLPEGWVQATHMSGMPLYLHKASRVCTASRPYFLGPGSVRKHEIPLSAIPCLNYRKALEKEDELKKELAAAAAAQTATAVENGNENGETGDENREPAEPVQEQRQLHNAQLSKMIAGATTTAEAQANAKLLPLKVSAKIETVTENLKAQSLSSDAVMEYCKKLFRFKTIRVLRFKSWSARRKFTKHRKHIKNLQRPTLPDGTKLITFPMLNIEDEQGNPHARPKKEWIMNPNGKSYVCILHEYVQHALRKQPTYEFKELENAATPYSATVTINDLKYGTGYGTSKKQAKSEAARETLEILIPDMKDKITSKDAKSATNGGSSQQQSADLRELSVFDEIKIEDPRVAEFCAKTTEPSPHAILLTCLQRNFGLGEVHINYEVNTMKHRKNEFTMTVGKHVATVVCKNKRDGKQRASQAILQILHPHIKTWGSLLRLYGNRSVKSYKEKKQEEQEITVLQSKAAINQPNYAILEKLKREMSKLEERQRNVRVIGKFVPPSDVELPTGAGTNLKNVDL